From the genome of Triticum aestivum cultivar Chinese Spring chromosome 3B, IWGSC CS RefSeq v2.1, whole genome shotgun sequence, one region includes:
- the LOC123064533 gene encoding putative E3 ubiquitin-protein ligase SINA-like 6, translating into MSTHGIESMEAKRMRGEKSATREGAIPLEVLDCAFCFDPLRPPVFQNVEVSPLGIGDILFLPSKGDNMRHLSSQTVLQVILSNFSKMSSCKCRVGHVICSSCHHKLRKKDNCHVCAITGGYNRCIAFDHILESIKVSCSNSIYGCTVKTHYYHQEEHKKSCPHAPCFCPEPGCGFAGSTTQLQRHLTVDHMLPATAFAYGYSFTLHMQEGMRVLHRKEEGGPLFLAKFTLVPPFGNVVSILCIVPHAVTENHRFECDVDFYSRTMGWHQHSNFQIISTNLSNGFPGEEASYTFVVPDISSDPHTTTTRLLIRPPKISCP; encoded by the exons ATGAGCACACACGGGATTGAGAGTATGGAGGCGAAGAGGATGAGGGGGGAGAAGTCCGCCACCAGGGAAGGCGCCATCCCTCTAGAGGTGCTAGACTGTGCCTTCTGCTTCGATCCCCTCAGACCTCCCGTCTTTCAg AATGTTGAAGTGAGTCCATTAGGGATAGGAGATATATT ATTTCTCCCTTCTAAGGGCGACAATATGAGGCATTTATCCTCACAAACAGTGTTGCAAGTCATCCTATCCAATTTCTCAAAAATGAGTTCCTGCAAA TGTAGGGTCGGGCATGTGATATGTTCCTCTTGCCATCACAAGCTCCGGAAGAAGGACAATTGCCATGTGTGCGCCATTACCGGAGGCTACAATCGCTGCATCGCCTTCGACCACATCCTCGAGTCTATTAAGGTCTCTTGCTCCAACTCTATCTATGGGTGCACCGTCAAGACACACTACTACCACCAAGAGGAACACAAGAAATCATGTCCGCATGCGCCGTGCTTCTGCCCCGAGCCCGGTTGCGGCTTCGCAGGCTCAACCACCCAACTCCAGCGCCATCTAACTGTCGATCACATGTTGCCCGCCACTGCGTTCGCGTATGGATATTCTTTCACCCTTCATATGCAGGAAGGAATGCGTGTACTCCACAGGAAAGAAGAAGGTGGACCCCTTTTCCTAGCAAAGTTCACGTTGGTGCCGCCTTTCGGCAATGTTGTCTCCATCTTGTGCATTGTTCCTCATGCTGTGACGGAGAATCATAGGTTCGAGTGTGATGTTGATTTCTACAGCCGCACCATGGGATGGCACCAACATTCAAATTTCCAGATCATAAGCACGAATCTCTCCAACGGGTTCCCAGGGGAGGAGGCCAGCTATACATTTGTTGTACCAGATATTTCTTCCGACCCGCacaccaccaccacccgcctccTCATTCGCCCCCCAAAGATATCCTGTCCCTAA